The Methanosarcina acetivorans C2A genome includes the window CATAGAGCCTCCGCGATCGGACAAAGGATAATAAAAAAATGCCCCTGAAAAGGGGGAGTTCATACTTTATGCAGGCTAAATAGCGTGTCGTAGTTCAGGACACCGTTGTACGGGTTGTAGACCCATCCCGCATAGTTCTTGTTGTACGGCTGTATGATGTCCATGTTGTACACGGCAATCGCCGGCATCTCATCGGCATAGTAGTCCTGAATCTGACCGGCCAGGGCTTTGCGCTTGTCCTTGTCGATGGTCGACGTGAGCTGGTCCACGATGGTCTGGAACTTCGAGTCGTTAACCATTGACCAGCCATAGAAACGCTGGTCGATGTAACCCGACCCGTAACCCGCACACATCTGCATGCCCCAATACGTTGTCCGAGTTAGCGCCATCTCATGCGTCTTGTCGAAGTCAAGGGAATTACTAAAGGACGTACGGTCCATGACCTTGAGCTGTACATCGATGCCGACTGCGTTCAGGTACTTCTTCAGCATCTCGACAGCCCGGACGTTGTCTGCCATATCACTGCGCGTCGAAAGCACCGGCTGGAACTTTTTGCCGCCTAGAGCCTCGCGGAACCCGTCACCGTCCGTGTCCTTGAAACCGGCCGCGTCCAGAAGGTCTCTTGATTTGTTCACGTCATAGGCAAGTGTTCTTGTCTCTTTGTAGTAGAGAGTGCCCTGGGGTACCAGACCTGCATCGGGAATCGAGCCGTAGCCCGCCGTAAAGATATTCTTCATCTCTTCGTAGTCGATCGCATAGCTGACGGCCTGCCGGAAGACCTTACTGTCGAAGTATGTCTTGTTCTCGTTGAACCAGAGCACGTTAGTGATGCCACCGTTCTTCTGGATCATTATGCCAATATCTTCATCGTTGAGCAGCTTGGGCATATAGAAAGGGCTGAAACCCGTCGCGTAGGCGTACGGGACGTCGATCTCTCCCTTCTGGAACGCAAGTATCATGGTATCTGTGTTGGCGAAGTAGCGTATATCGATCTGATCAATGGCTGGAGCCGAACCCCAGTACTGGTCGTAAGCCTCGAAGTGCAGAAGGCCGGTGGCCTTGTCAAAACTTTTGAGCACATAAGGGCCGGTGCCGATCCATGCGTCCGGAGTATTGAACTTCTTAGGGTCCTCGACTTTCTTGTAGACATGTTCGGGCAATATCCGGTAAACAGCAAGGTTCATGAGAAAGTTGAAGTCTGGCTTGTCCAGAGTCATGATTACCGTCCGGTTGTCGGGAGCTTCTACCGAAAGAAGATCGCCAAATACCGATTTCCAGTTTGGATCATTCTTTTTTCGGTAGTCCATGGTGAACTTGATGTCCTGCGCTGTCAACGGCTTGCCATCGTGCCACGTGGCGTTGTCGACTAGGTGGAACGTCCAGGTTTTCAGGTCCGAGGTGTTCCATGATGTGGCAAGCTCGGGCACGATATCCCCGTCCGCGGAGATAGTCACCAACGCCTGATGGGACATTTGACGTAAGAAAATCCCAAAGCAGTAATCGTTAATGTTCGTGTCTTCCACCTTGTTGGTGGTTCCGATGACCAGTTTCTGGACCTGGTTATCCTCCGCAGAGGTCGGTGGCTCCATCGTATTTGCTGACGGCTGTATGCATCCTGATAACAAGAGATAAACAACCAGAACAGTAATCATCAATAGCTTTGTCATGTGCCTCATCAACATACCTCAATGTCATGACTTATGGAATAACGAACCGTCAACATCCATATGTCTATTAATTAATACTGATTGCTTTACGATATATTACTATTTAATAATTTTGTGTTACTAAATATGTATTAATTCGACAATATTCAGAATATGGAGGGAAGTTCGCCCAGCTCATCACAGCGATGATGCCTCCGACCGTAGGGCCGATCAAGTAACCGGGGTTATTGCCATTCCTGAGCGTGTTTTAGACTTCAGCCCTTTGCTTCGCCCACCTTCGGCTAGCACTGCGGAGGGCGCCGTTCAGACCCGATGACATGGGAACAAGATGAGAACTGCGAGGAAATACTCGAAAGAGACATGGTACGCTACCGCTGCCAA containing:
- a CDS encoding ABC transporter substrate-binding protein; translation: MRHMTKLLMITVLVVYLLLSGCIQPSANTMEPPTSAEDNQVQKLVIGTTNKVEDTNINDYCFGIFLRQMSHQALVTISADGDIVPELATSWNTSDLKTWTFHLVDNATWHDGKPLTAQDIKFTMDYRKKNDPNWKSVFGDLLSVEAPDNRTVIMTLDKPDFNFLMNLAVYRILPEHVYKKVEDPKKFNTPDAWIGTGPYVLKSFDKATGLLHFEAYDQYWGSAPAIDQIDIRYFANTDTMILAFQKGEIDVPYAYATGFSPFYMPKLLNDEDIGIMIQKNGGITNVLWFNENKTYFDSKVFRQAVSYAIDYEEMKNIFTAGYGSIPDAGLVPQGTLYYKETRTLAYDVNKSRDLLDAAGFKDTDGDGFREALGGKKFQPVLSTRSDMADNVRAVEMLKKYLNAVGIDVQLKVMDRTSFSNSLDFDKTHEMALTRTTYWGMQMCAGYGSGYIDQRFYGWSMVNDSKFQTIVDQLTSTIDKDKRKALAGQIQDYYADEMPAIAVYNMDIIQPYNKNYAGWVYNPYNGVLNYDTLFSLHKV